The Malus domestica chromosome 13, GDT2T_hap1 genome includes a window with the following:
- the LOC103453792 gene encoding pumilio homolog 6, chloroplastic produces the protein MATESPIRMSETSGKWAPRKKTAKLAPSSANMAAEELKLLLRGHKFQSSGQDVSPNRSGSAPPSMEGSFLAIDNLLSQQDSSMNGSLATLGSVIERCETEEQLRADPAYLAYYCANVNLNPRLPRPLISWENRRLARNIGSFSQSRGPVDGSGNFLLHMSQGSLPTHKEESEDDQSSQLFSNDWVDQTSEVWLGEGAASLVGQHQNVGDLIQEDFGCSSPPVPNHSHTLGKEVPEEFNDHSTDSSSMHDPAINVTTTIKPSVDAETADATALSPNDDSSPASEISRSTAVNDASVAVIESEMKALNISDLIENQKKQEQWERSCQNHFLQQHQQQNNFFQVQSGKSQITSQGTDGTYVSMDQYLHNTSKYAADVQPVHQTSGFTPPLYATAAYLNSANPYYSNIQGPGFLTPPYLSGYTLNPTAFSPYSGGYHPPGAVPVVVDGTVGPSFNARTSGVATGGILSPGADMQHSSKFYGQLGYPLQTSFSEPMYMQYHQQPFVDSYGGPRQFDPLASRGGVDSKKVSSHGSYLDEHKSQHQRIGNMGNFNPQRGGSMTPNYLGSAPNVGILMQYPTPPLTSPVSPVPLIGSGINTGLYPAWPRHRGFESYDDPKIYNFLEELKSGKGRRFELSDITGHIVEFSADQHGSRFIQQKLENCSVEEKASVFKEVLPHASKLMTDVFGNYVIQKFFEYGTPQQRKELANQLSGQILPLSLQMYGCRVIQKALEVIELEQKVQLVHELDGHVMRCVRDQNGNHVIQKCIESIPTEKIRFIISAFRGQVATLSIHPYGCRVIQRVLEHCTDELQCQFIVDEILESVAGLAQDQYGNYVTQHVLERGKPNERRKIINKLSGHFVPLSQHKFASNVVEKCLEYGGAAERELLIREIVGHNEGNDNLLVMMKDQYANYVVQKTLDICNDSQRVLLINRIRAHTNALKKYTYGKHIVARFEQLFGEENLSGS, from the exons ATGGCGACAGAAAGTCCAATAAGAATGTCGGAAACTAGTGGAAAATGGGCTCCTCGCAAGAAGACTGCAAAACTTGCACCTTCATCTGCTAATATGGCAGCAGAGGAGTTGAAATTGCTTCTTAGGGGCCATAAGTTTCAAAGCAGCGGACAGGATGTTTCCCCCAATCGAAGTGGAAGTGCACCCCCAAGTATGGAGGGTTCGTTTTTGGCCATCGATAACCTGCTGTCCCAGCAGGACTCGAGCATGAATGGAAGCTTGGCAACTCTAGGTAGTGTTATTGAAAGGTGTGAGACTGAGGAACAATTACGGGCTGATCCAGCTTATTTGGCATATTACTGTGCCAATGTCAATTTGAATCCTAGACTTCCTCGTCCACTTATTTCATGGGAGAATCGACGTCTGGCACGCAATATTGGTAGTTTCAGCCAGAGTCGGGGACCTGTAGATGGGAGTGGCAATTTTCTGTTGCATATGTCTCAAGGATCACTTCCTACACACAAGGAAGAATCTGAGGATGATCAGTCTTCCCAACTCTTTTCTAATGATTGGGTAGATCAGACAAGTGAAGTTTGGTTGGGAGAGGGTGCTGCGTCATTGGTAGGCCAACACCAAAATGTGGGTGATTTAATACAG GAAGATTTTGGTTGCTCTTCACCACCTGTCCCTAATCACTCTCATACATTAGGCAAGGAAGTACCTGAGGAATTCAATGATCACAGTACAGATTCCAGTTCCATGCATGATCCTGCTATTAATGTGACAACTACCATTAAGCCCAGCGTGGATGCAGAAACTGCTGATGCTACAGCGCTTTCACCAAATGACGATTCCTCGCCCGCCTCTGAAATTTCCAGGAGCACAGCTGTTAATGATGCAAGTGTTGCGGTCATTGAATCTGAAATGAAGGCTCTTAACATATCGGACTTGATAGAGAATCAAAAGAAACAAGAACAATGGGAGCGCAGTTGCCAGAATCATTTCTTGCAGCAGCATCAgcaacaaaacaatttttttcaagtTCAAAGTGGCAAGTCGCAAATAACCTCTCAAGGAACTGACGGTACATATGTTAGCATGGATCAGTATCTTCATAATACATCCAAGTATGCAGCGGATGTACAACCAGTTCATCAGACATCTGGGTTCACACCTCCACTATATGCAACTGCAGCCTACTTGAATTCAGCTAATCCATATTACTCAAATATTCAAGGACCGGGCTTTCTCACTCCACCATATCTTAGTGGATATACTTTGAATCCCACTGCCTTTTCTCCATATAGTGGTGGATACCATCCTCCGGGTGCTGTTCCTGTGGTTGTTGATGGAACTGTGGGTCCAAGCTTTAATGCTCGAACATCTGGGGTTGCAACTGGGGGCATCCTCTCACCTGGTGCTGATATGCAACATTCAAGCAAGTTCTATGGTCAACTTGGATATCCGCTGCAAACTTCTTTTTCTGAACCTATGTACATGCAATACCACCAGCAGCCTTTTGTGGACTCGTATGGTGGTCCAAGACAATTTGATCCATTGGCATCAAGAGGTGGTGTTGACTCAAAGAAAGTGTCCAGTCACGGTTCTTATTTGGATGAACACAAAAGCCAACATCAGAGAATTGGAAACATGGGGAATTTTAACCCACAAAGAGGAGGGTCAATGACTCCTAACTATCTTGGAAGTGCACCAAATGTTGGTATTTTGATGCAGTATCCAACCCCTCCCCTTACTAGTCCAGTTTCGCCAGTACCCCTCATAGGTTCAGGTATAAATACTGGCTTgtatcctgcatggccaaggcACAGGGGCTTTGAGAGTTATGACGACCCCAAGATTTATAATTTCCTTGAAGAGTTGAAATCTGGCAAAGGCCGCAGATTTGAGTTATCTGATATCACAGGACATATTGTTGAATTCAG TGCTGATCAACATGGGAGTCGATTTATTCAGCAGAAGTTGGAAAACTGTAGTGTTGAAGAGAAGGCTTCTGTATTCAAAGAAGTTCTCCCACATGCTTCTAAACTAATGACTGATGTTTTTGGTAACTATGTGATTCAGAAG TTTTTTGAGTATGGAACCCCTCAGCAGAGAAAGGAACTTGCCAATCAACTTTCAGGTCAAATTTTGCCTTTAAGTTTGCAGATGTATGGCTGTCGTGTAATCCAAAAG GCACTTGAGGTTATTGAACTTGAACAGAAAGTGCAGCTTGTACATGAGCTGGATGGGCATGTTATGAGATGTGTTCGTGATCAAAATGGAAACCATGTCATACAAAAGTGCATTGAGAGCATTCCAACAGAAAAAATTAGGTTTATAATCTCTGCTTTCCGTGGTCAAGTTGCAACACTTTCAATCCATCCTTATGGCTGTCGTGTTATACAG AGAGTTCTGGAACATTGTACAGATGAGCTGCAATGCCAGTTCATAGTTGATGAGATCTTGGAGTCTGTTGCTGGTCTTGCCCAGGACCAGTATGGCAACTATGTCACACAG CATGTATTGGAGAGGGGAAAACCTAATGAAAGAAGGAAAATTATTAACAAGTTGTCGGGTCATTTCGTACCTCTGAGCCAGCACAAGTTTGCTTCAAATGTtgttgagaaatgtttggaatATGGTGGTGCTGCAGAACGAGAACTATTAATTAGGGAGATCGTTGGGCATAATGAAGGAAATGATAATTTGTTG GTAATGATGAAGGACCAATATGCAAATTATGTGGTGCAGAAGACCCTTGATATCTGTAATGATAGTCAACGGGTGTTATTAATTAATCGTATAAGAGCTCATACAAACGCATTGAAGAAGTACACTTATGGGAAGCACATCGTAGCACGGTTTGAGCAGCTATTTGGAGAAG AAAATCTATCAGGATCGTGA
- the LOC114820652 gene encoding large ribosomal subunit protein P3-like, with amino-acid sequence MGVFTFVLRTSGGEWSAKQQNGDLEASAPSTFELQRKLVQSALSSESSGGVQTSYSPVTPTSAVFQVIIGGGGGGGGAFIGGGAAAAAPGGCAAAAAEAPPAEEKKEEKEESDDDMGFSLFD; translated from the exons ATGGGAGTGTTCACCTTCGTGTTGAGGACCTCCGGGGGAGAGTGGTCCGCCAAACAGCAGAATGGAGACCTTGAGGCCTCCGCTCCCTCCACATTCGAGCTCCAGAGGAAGCTCGTCCAGTCCGCTCTCTCTTCCGAGTCCTCCGGCGGTGTCCAGACCTCCTACTCTCCTGTCACTCCCACCTCTGCCGTTTTCCag GTGATCAttggtggcggtggtggtggcggtggtgcCTTCATTGGAGGtggagctgctgctgctgctcctGGAGGTTGTGCAGCGGCTGCTGCAGAGGCTCCCCCGGctgaggagaagaaggaagagaaggaGGAGAGCGACGATGACATGGGATTCTCTCTTTTTGATTAA
- the LOC103424201 gene encoding 18S rRNA (guanine-N(7))-methyltransferase RID2, translating to MSRPELQAPPEIFYNEDEARKYTRNSRIMEIQSELSHRALELLALPDDGVPRLLLDIGCGSGLSGDTLSESGHQWIGLDISQSMLDVALENEVEGDLLLGDMGQGLGLRSGVIDGAISISAVQWLCNADKSSHNPRLRLKAFFGSLYRCLARGARAAFQLYPENLDQRELILSSAMRAGFAGGVVVDYPNSSKKRKEYLVLTCGPPSISASTPKGKGEDGEGSSDDESSEDEENQTVSNSDRHRPRKKQKTNKKGKGREWILKKKEQMRKKGNVVPPDTKYTARKRKARF from the exons ATGTCTCGGCCGGAGCTGCAAGCTCCACCTGAGATTTTCTACAATGAAGACGAAGCTCGCAAGTACACCCGCAATTCCCGAATCATGGAAATTCAGTCGGAGCTCTCCCACCGAGCCCTCGAGCTTCTCGCTCTCCCCGACGATGGCGTCCCCAGGCTGCTCCTCGACATTG GTTGTGGGTCGGGGCTCAGCGGAGACACATTGTCGGAGAGTGGGCATCAGTGGATTGGTTTGGATATTTCCCAGTCGATGCTTG ATGTGGCATTGGAGAATGAGGTTGAGGGTGACCTTCTGCTCGGGGACATGGGTCAG GGCTTAGGACTTCGTTCAGGAGTTATTGATGGAGCGATAAGCATCTCAGCCGTTCAG TGGTTGTGCAATGCTGATAAGTCCTCACATAATCCACGATTACGATTGAA GGCTTTCTTTGGATCATTGTACAGATGCTTAGCAAGGGGTGCAAGAGCAGCGTTTCAACTTTATCCTGAAAACCTGGACCAGCGCGAGTTGATTTTGAGTTCTGCTATGCGTGCTGGATTTGCAGGGGGTGTTGTTGTTGATTATCCCAACAG TTCCAAGAAACGAAAAGAATACCTTGTCCTCACATGTGGTCCACCATCTATTAGCGCTTCTACTCCCAAGGGAAAAGGTGAAGATGGCGAGGGTTCCTCTGACGATGAGAgtagtgaagatgaagaaaatcagACA GTTTCAAACTCAGACAGGCACAGGCCGAGGAAAAAGCAGAAGACAAATAAGAAAGGCAAGGGAAGAGAATGGATACTAAAGAAGAAGGAACAAAtgagaaaaaaaggaaatgtTGTTCCCCCAGATACAAAATACACAGCTCGGAAACGGAAGGCTCGATTTTGA